AAAAATTTTGTGGGTGTTAGAACATACGGATAGTTTTAGGTTGATAACTGAAGTAGCTAAATATGCATCATATATGATAAGAATCATATGTTCAAAAAATACAGCCGCTTAAGAATTTAATTATAGATTTATTCTGACATACTCCATTTGTCAAAAAAAAACTTGTCTTAAGATTGTTTCTCAAATAGAGATATCTAGCACTAATTTGTTGTTAGATACATTAATTTAAGGGACAAGTTTTTTCGAACAAAAGGAGTATAATGCATCTCTGAAAAGTGAGACGGGGGAGTATaagtttcttttcttttttcgagacaaaatactccctccgtcacggtttaggagGTGTACTTAGAAATTCTCTGGAACGCAGGTGGTTATTGATGGCTATGAAATGGGTTAAAATAACAATCATACTACACATGCATATATAAGTAGTACTACACATGTATATATAAGTAGTACAACGAAGTACTCCCTTTGTTCGTAAATATAAAACCTTatagagattgcactatgaacttTATACGGATATATatttagacatattttaaagtatagattcactcatgtaGTCTCTAAGTAAAATCTCTAAGAGgttttatatttaagaacggatggagtactaattagctgttaAAAGTAAATGTCATACGTCTTAAAACTTTGGTTATtatgaaaatgcacgtaaatttaactgtgACGGGTAGAAACTATGTGAGTATAAGCCGTGATGGAAGGCCAATCATGTGCCGGGCCCAGCCCAAAAAAGCAACGCGACGCGATCTCCGATGCGGAAAAGATGCGACGCGGAGGAGGTGGATCCGGACCCACTCGGAACTGCGTACCACCAACGCGACCCCTGCTGCCGCAAACAACACGAGCGCCGGCGGGCCCCGCTGCGCCCACTCAAGCGCCACAAACGCCAAAGCCGGAAGAAAGAAAGAGAGCGCCTCGAAGCCCGCGCGCGCCGTCCACCGCTCCCTTTACTCGCCTCACGCTGCCCCACGGGCCCCGCGGCTTTCCGCCATGTGGGGCCCCGCCCCCGTCCCGTACCTTTGGCTGCGCTGTGGCCCCACGCCTATCCCGACGCTGTTGCCAAACGCGGAGAGTAACTTCCTCGGTGGTAAATTGTTTATACTTTTTTTTGTGGGGACACAGCAATAACTTTGGTTGGACGAATTAGTTAGGCCTGTTTCCGTAATTCTGACGCGTTTTTCTTTCGGTAATATTCTGTTTAAATTGGGTAGGAATATATGACAGGCCGATTATAGATCAGCCAATGGAACGGGATAAGTTCTATACTAGTACCTCTCTTCTTTTCTAGCGTCTTTGGTCAAAAAGGGTCACGAATTTCTCACCTAAAAAAAAAGGACATGTAGCATCCTGTGCATCTCATTTTAATTCTTGTTGACAAATCTGCCTATAATGAGTTTTTGGTATGGCCTACTAGTAGTGAGGATGGAATATATGAAATGCTATTGGATGGAATAAATTCCGTGCTGTTGGGCACCGCCTGGAAAGAGAGGGGGAAACTTCCTTGCCACCCAAGAGAAGAGAATATAGTGGAGTATAATCCAAGTGCCAACGGAATACATATCTGGATCAATCAATCACATCGCATATCTTAATTTTGCAAAGCATCTCAGATCCACGCGAGATCTCACTCTCAATACCGTAGATATGGCAAAATTAGTAAGTACTAACAACGTAATCATAAAGACAATTACAGTGCAAAACAAACCCAAAACAGGTCAGGATTAAGTCGGGGAACATGATAGCAAACCACGTTCCATCACGTGGATCAATCAACAAAGTACCGAGCCTTTTTCTCAGTAGTACCAAAGCTAATTCACTCGCGGTGGCACCAGTTCAGATTTTGGGTCCAGAAAGTTCTGCGGCTAATTTAATTTAAGGAAAATGGCACGGGAATCGAGTGGATAACACTACGAAAAGCGGCTCGTACATTTGGAAGACAAACCATGAAAGCGACAAACAGATGCAGAATCCAAGGAGCACGGATTACGGATAATTTATAGCGGAGTTCATCTCATTCATTCAAACGGTAACAGACAAGGGAAGATAACCATGGCGGCCGGACGCAGATCCAGCAGCCTAAAGAGTCCACCTAAAACCCTCCTAAACCAACCACGGAGATCTCATCGGACGGACAGGGGCAAGACACGACACGACTTCTTATTTAGACCGACGACACGACAGGGGACACAtggcacgacgacgacgacgacgggcgaGCGCGACGGGCGGACGGACCTAGAGCTGGCCGCAGTCGGCGATGACGACCTGCTTGGAGCAGGTGCCGCTGCGGGAGCCCACCTTCTCGATGTTCTTGACGACGTCCATGCCCTCGACGACCTCGCCGAAGACCACGTGCTTGCCGTCGAGCCAATTGCAGGGGACGGTGCAGATGAAGAACTGGGAGCCGTTGGTGTTGGGCCCGGCGTTGGCCATGGAGAGGATCCCTGGCTTGGTGTGCTTGTGGATGAACTTCTCGTCGGCGAACTTCTCGCCGTAGATGGACTCGCCGCCGGTGCCGTTGCCCCTGGTGAAGTCGCCGCCCTGGCACATGAAGTCGGGGATGACGCGGTGGAACGAGCTGCCCTTGTAGTGCAGTGGCTTGCCGCTCTTGCCGACGCCCTTCTCGCCGGTGCAGAGCGCGCGGAAGTTCTCCACCGTCCTCGGCACCGCGTCCTTGTACAGCTCCATCACGATGCGGCCGGCCGGGGCGCCGCCCACCGTCATGTCGAAGAACACCTTCGGGTTGGCCATCTCGCTCGCCGGGATCGGGATCGGGATCGGGGCTAGGGTTTTGGGGGAGATTGGGAATTCGGGTGCGCGGATTGGGATTTCCTCTGGCTTCGGGCTCTGTGATCTGGCAAGGGATGACCGGGCCGTGGGTTAAATAGGCGGCGAGGGACGAAGCGGGGGCGGCGCCGGCCGTCCGATCTGGACGCGTGGCTGCATCGGGGAGAGCGGGGGCTAACCGGGGAGGTTGGGCGGTGCGGTTGCGGGAACCGTGGTTAGGCCTAGGGTTGGGTTCCCCGGTGGACGCGAGCGGCACGTGACCCATTCCAACGCAAGACTGTATGACATGTGGGGCCACAGGATGCCTGCACTGGAGGGCGGCCTGCAGGGGTCCGTCGGTGTGGGGACCTGATACGTGGGCCCGAGGCGTCATTGGGTGTGGGTGGAAGCGGCGTCCGTGCGAGGTTTCATTGGATCTTTGTGGTGGTAACTGGGGTTGCGACCGTGGTTACCCGGGGGTGGTTGGGTCGGGACTAGGGTTGGGTTGGGGTATACCTGATTTTGGACTGCGCGCGGTCCACCAGGACCGGGTGGAGCGGCGCGCGTGGGATCTGGTGGGAGGGTCTATGGACCTGGTGCACGGGAGGCTGTGGTG
This genomic stretch from Hordeum vulgare subsp. vulgare chromosome 6H, MorexV3_pseudomolecules_assembly, whole genome shotgun sequence harbors:
- the LOC123402860 gene encoding peptidyl-prolyl cis-trans isomerase is translated as MANPKVFFDMTVGGAPAGRIVMELYKDAVPRTVENFRALCTGEKGVGKSGKPLHYKGSSFHRVIPDFMCQGGDFTRGNGTGGESIYGEKFADEKFIHKHTKPGILSMANAGPNTNGSQFFICTVPCNWLDGKHVVFGEVVEGMDVVKNIEKVGSRSGTCSKQVVIADCGQL